Sequence from the Pseudoalteromonas espejiana DSM 9414 genome:
GCTTTTAAAAAAGTACTTAGGTAAAACCCACGCCAGTATAAAGCCAATGAGTGGCAATGCCATTTGCATAATGGCATACACAGCACTGGTGCGCCTACTTGCGCCATTAGCAAGGGTAACCGCTTCGGTTGTTATGGTTGCTATACGCCCGCCACCGGCTAAAAGTGTAGGTAAATATTGGCCAAAACTAATGGCCAAACCAAGTGCGGCCGCAATTAAAATAGGGGCAAATAACTGGGGTAATTTTACGTGTAAAAACACTTTGCAGGGTGTTGCGCCAAGGCTTGCTGCTACATGAGCAAAGCGAGGGTCTAATCGTCTATAACTGCTCGCAAGCGATAAAAACACATACGGTAATACAAACAATAAATGGGTAAATACCACATTAAAAAACGCGGCCTGGTTATTTACAAGTTGTTGCAGCCACACTAGGCCAAATAAAAACGCAATACTTGGTACAAGCAGCGGTAAATAAATAATTAAGCTGGTAAAGCGCGACATGGGTTTTGCACTTAACTGCTCTGACTCTAGGCACAAAAGCGTAATAATAATGGCAAATAACGTAGTAACTAGCCCTATAGCAAGGGTATTAAAAAGCGGGTTTTGCATTTGCATGAGCGCACTTTTAAAGTGAAGTAGCGTGAGCTGATCGGGCAGTGCCGCCGGAAAACGCCAAAATCCGGCAACCGACCACATAATTAAGCCAATTAATGAAAGCAAAATAAAGCCAATTACAAATACCGTTAATACGGTTGTTATTTTTTGCCAATAAACACCGCCATATTCTCGCTCGCCATTGGTGAGTAAATCACTAAATAATGCTTTTATGGTTTTTTCACCGCCAAGCCAAAGAGCGAGTAAACCACCAGTAAGTATAAGCTGCAATAATGCCCCTGCAGAGGCTTTAATACGAAGGTTTAAATCTACATCGTTAAACCAGTGCATAATAGCGACAGCTAAGGTAGGTGGTGTATTTGGCCCCAAAATAAGTGGCATTTCTACACTTGCACTGGCATAAGCCAATACGGCTAAAATGGGTAGGCGCAGTAATGGATAAAGGCTTGGCAGTATCACTTTAAAAAAAGCAGTCATAGGGCAGTAGCCTAAATTAAGCGCTACTTTATGTTGTTGGCGCAGCTTTTTGCCAAGCTCAGGTTGGGCAAGTACACCTAGCGCCATTAACAGTAAAAAAGGCAGCTCTTTAAGGGTTAAGCCTAAAATTATACTAATACCAAACGAGTCATGCGGAAACATACCGTTAGGCGCAAGTTCCCATCCACTAAACCAAGGCGATACTAAACGCGAGATCATACCCGAAGGGGCTATTAAAAAACCAACCGCAATAGCCGCTGCTGCGTGGGGTATTACCAGTATTGGGCTCAGTAACCGTTGAATACGGTTAAGCCACGGGCTATTAAAAAATGCCGCTAAAATCATTAACGTAATGATAAAGGCAAGTAAGGTACTTATTAATCCA
This genomic interval carries:
- a CDS encoding ABC transporter permease, which codes for MSVVSNKLAASPTLKPHKSADMFSKLVKLSPRFLLALLILPVIGGLISVLLPAFGYAPVLEHTTLGLHGFTMLMQTPGLTHMVMLSVGTGLISTLLAFIITLMILAAFFNSPWLNRIQRLLSPILVIPHAAAAIAVGFLIAPSGMISRLVSPWFSGWELAPNGMFPHDSFGISIILGLTLKELPFLLLMALGVLAQPELGKKLRQQHKVALNLGYCPMTAFFKVILPSLYPLLRLPILAVLAYASASVEMPLILGPNTPPTLAVAIMHWFNDVDLNLRIKASAGALLQLILTGGLLALWLGGEKTIKALFSDLLTNGEREYGGVYWQKITTVLTVFVIGFILLSLIGLIMWSVAGFWRFPAALPDQLTLLHFKSALMQMQNPLFNTLAIGLVTTLFAIIITLLCLESEQLSAKPMSRFTSLIIYLPLLVPSIAFLFGLVWLQQLVNNQAAFFNVVFTHLLFVLPYVFLSLASSYRRLDPRFAHVAASLGATPCKVFLHVKLPQLFAPILIAAALGLAISFGQYLPTLLAGGGRIATITTEAVTLANGASRRTSAVYAIMQMALPLIGFILAWVLPKYFFKSAHR